A single region of the Podospora pseudopauciseta strain CBS 411.78 chromosome 1, whole genome shotgun sequence genome encodes:
- a CDS encoding hypothetical protein (EggNog:ENOG503P1E6; COG:U) encodes MNEFSGRFKTGEIGRAKPDCAEVQQGCCLRMSSQPHGQSTLAFSVPTNHISALSPLPLCSSYINPTRQYQKKRTVMYSHTPPAPPPKPGNHDTSGMNTPVLVGPSSHIPRPPPPLPEAVTAGGLHSADIGAAASNGALVQAQDIPDPGDQWLPKFLQDKSKQDLAEILSDPARLSAFTHSPQTVHPSLGSSHEALQVALSENIERAAQLLELEARLAHQRSTTQSQLLSTHALERQWRAKQADMDHALAPFAPASLYQRLSQGVQEQEGVCYALEESFLEGEGDGALATEREVGDWIRGYREAKKLYYLRQERKERWDEGRVGGWR; translated from the exons ATGAATGAATTCTCTGGTCGCTTCAAAACAGGCGAGATAGGCCGAGCAAAGCCGGATTGTGCTGAAGTACAACAAGGTTGTTGTTTACGCATGTCGTCGCAGCCACATGGTCAGTCCACTTTGGCCTTTTCTGTTCCAACCAACCACATCAGTgctctctcccccctccccctttgctCCTCCTACATCAACCCAACGAGACAATATCAAAAGAAACGAACCGTCATGTACTCACAtacaccaccagcgccaccaccaaagccaggAAATCATGATACTAGTGGCATGAACAcaccggtgctggtggggcCGTCATCACACATACCCcgccctccgcctccgtTACCCGAAGCCGTCACAGCCGGCGGGCTGCACTCGGCAGATATCGGTGCAGCAGCATCAAATGGTGCGTTGGTCCAGGCCCAGGACATCCCGGATCCCGGAGACCAGTGGCTACCCAAGTTCTTGCAGGATAAATC AAAGCAAGATTTGGCCGAGATATTGTCGGACCCGGCACGCCTCTCGGCGTTCACCCACTCCCCTCAGACAGTCCACCCCTCTTTGGGATCGTCTCATGAGGCACTGCAGGTAGCACTAAGTGAAAACATCGAGCGGGCTGCTCAGCTGCTCGAGCTCGAGGCGAGGCTGGCCCACCAGAGATCAACAACACAGTCCCAGCTGCTGTCGACTCACGCACTGGAGAGACAGTGGCGGGCCAAACAGGCAGACATGGACCATGCGCTGGCTCCGTTCGCGCCTGCAAGCTTGTATCAGCGTCTCAGTCAGGGGGTTCAGGAACAGGAAGGCGTTTGCTATGCGCTGGAGGAGAGCTTTCTCGAGGGGGAAGGTGACGGTGCGCTGGCTACGGAGAGAGAGGTCGGTGATTGGATCAGGGGGTATAGAGAAGCCAAGAAGCTGTACTATTTGAgacaggagaggaaggagaggtgggaCGAAGGCAGGgttggagggtggaggtga
- a CDS encoding hypothetical protein (EggNog:ENOG503NYQ2), which translates to MTTAARSVAAVTATDVESLDVVETPTSPSSGLALSRFEFETGKGNEGTKVLMVEWDASFGGREQRQQETRPEEAEKGAADATDWEVSWEGKKSALAVHDIVGDVGVGGSANGGTRRIYFLLPTGAAVPALVSITHKGSSGGPVLRTMPMPAIFPAELTGKQEAGLRGVLHTMWAKKRLAELQAEIEVEMRTNGESVGLEMAAQERQWIVDHFGLGPDHGVPKPTRLHIPQTAAGPASPRSPIGGKLGEKLRGLKLATSPAELAAASQASKDMQRRLHSSLATASDGTGLAGRSIAMGSAGAGVASLDAVLGNNLPQSSSAVGKAGTEDATEEDLFALPMSPRSPEMKRSPFSIL; encoded by the exons ATGACCACGGCCGCTAggtcggtggcggcggtgacgGCAACTGATGTTGAGTCTCTGGATGTGGTCGAGACACCCACGTCCCCTTCGTCGGGCCTAGCGCTCTCCCGGTTCGAATTCGAGACAGGCAAGGGCAATGAGGGCACCAAGGTGCTGATGGTGGAATGGGACGCCTCGTTCGGCGGGCGGGAACAACGACAGCAAGAAACCAggccggaggaggctgagaagggggCAGCTGATGCTACAGACTGGGAAGTCTCGTGGGAGGGCAAGAAATCGGCACTGGCCGTCCATGACATCGTCGGAGATGTCGGCGTTGGCGGCAGTGCCAACGGTGGCACAAGAcgtatttattttcttttgccCACGGGCGCCGCCGTGCCTGCACTCGTCAGCATCACACACAAGGGTAGCTCAGGCGGACCAGTTCTGCGCACAATGCCCATGCCAGCCATCTTCCCTGCTGAGCTCACCGGCAAGCAAGAGGCGGGCCTGCGAGGCGTGCTCCATACGATGTGGGCAAAAAAGCGGCTGGCAGAACTGCAGGCCGAGATCGAAGTGGAAATGAGGACGAATGGCGAAAGCgtggggttggagatggcaGCGCAAGAGCGGCAGTGGATTGTCGACCACTTCGGACTCGGCCCGGATCACGGCGTGCCCAAGCCAACCAGACTACATATACCACAAACGGCGGCCGGTCCGGCGAGCCCGAGGAGCCCAATAGGGGGGAAGCTAGGCGAAAAGCTGCGAGGCTTGAAGCTTGCTACGAGCCCTGCAGAACTGGCTGCTGCAAGCCAAG CCTCTAAGGATATGCAGCGTCGCCTTCACTCTTCCCTCGCTACGGCTTCAGATGGGACGGGCCTGGCAGGGCGCAGCATCGCCATGGGCTCAgcaggtgctggtgttgcttCGTTGGATGCCGTCCTTGGAAACAACCTACCCCAATCGTCTTCGGCAGTGGGAAAGGCAGGGACAGAGGATGCTACCGAGGAAGATTTATTTGCGCTGCCAATGAGCCCCCGAAGTCcagagatgaagaggagtcCATTTAGCATCTTATAA